In Microbacterium sp. SLBN-146, one genomic interval encodes:
- a CDS encoding LuxR C-terminal-related transcriptional regulator, which yields MADIEVRLRRLLKVNAAVVGHLHVRSVLTRLTASALELTGAASASARVQGDPGPPIEARSSHPTSSDPAGETVDVPLSVRGEVFAHLAVTGPPAGHWSDDDIELLHALAATAGIALDKARTYEATRQRERWAQAKADVRAAASPDDAIGILLGALPDLARAEFAVRARVDVDRSLVFDAPSTVPLQRLPADHPLTTAVRAGDVTVVPRNVLTRVPGSGEALVLPSGEPGTAVVVVRPEDAASLDADDIERLSELVDEAAGASTPDAADPGLFEELTPRERDVLLLIADGMSNRQIAERLFLSEKTVKNNVTALLRKMGMERRTQAAVYGAQLRDTQERP from the coding sequence ATGGCCGACATCGAGGTGAGGCTGCGCCGCCTCCTGAAGGTGAATGCCGCCGTCGTGGGGCACCTCCACGTGCGGTCGGTGCTGACACGACTCACGGCGTCGGCACTCGAGCTCACGGGTGCCGCCTCCGCCTCCGCCCGCGTCCAGGGCGATCCGGGCCCTCCGATCGAGGCACGCAGCTCCCACCCCACCTCCTCCGATCCCGCGGGAGAGACCGTCGACGTCCCCCTGTCGGTGCGAGGCGAAGTCTTCGCGCACCTGGCGGTCACCGGCCCGCCCGCCGGGCACTGGAGCGACGACGACATCGAGCTGCTCCACGCTCTCGCCGCGACGGCGGGGATCGCCCTGGACAAGGCGCGCACGTACGAGGCCACGCGCCAGCGCGAGCGCTGGGCCCAGGCGAAAGCCGATGTCCGCGCCGCCGCCTCGCCGGACGACGCGATCGGCATTCTCCTCGGAGCGCTGCCCGATCTCGCCCGCGCCGAGTTCGCCGTTCGGGCGCGCGTCGACGTCGACCGGTCGCTCGTCTTCGACGCCCCGAGCACCGTCCCCCTGCAGCGGCTCCCGGCCGACCATCCCCTCACGACGGCTGTCCGCGCGGGCGACGTCACCGTCGTTCCGCGCAACGTCCTGACGCGCGTCCCCGGTTCGGGCGAGGCGCTCGTGCTCCCCTCGGGAGAGCCGGGGACGGCCGTCGTCGTCGTGCGGCCCGAAGACGCGGCATCCCTCGATGCCGACGACATCGAGCGTCTGAGCGAACTCGTCGACGAAGCCGCCGGTGCGTCGACTCCGGATGCCGCCGACCCCGGGCTCTTCGAAGAACTCACGCCCCGCGAACGGGACGTGCTGCTCTTGATCGCCGACGGGATGTCGAATCGACAGATCGCCGAGCGACTGTTCCTCAGCGAGAAGACCGTCAAGAACAACGTCACCGCGCTCCTTCGCAAGATGGGCATGGAACGCCGAACACAGGCCGCCGTCTACGGAGCGCAGCTCCGCGACACCCAGGAGAGACCATGA
- a CDS encoding SDR family NAD(P)-dependent oxidoreductase, translating to MTPKTIVITGASDGIGAAAARQLAPAGHRLLVVGRDRTKTETVARDTGAEPFVADFARLDDVRALAEQLRDAAGPDGIHVLANNAGGIFGDRTPTFDGYEKTFQVNHLAPFLLTNLLMPELCRARAAIINTSSVANRLFAHLSLDDLDNHRAFSANKAYGDAKLANILFTKSLHAKFHAEGISSVAFHPGTVRTNFAADTTSRMRVVYRGFLGKIFLIGTDKGGENLVWFIEGTPDATWISGEYYDRKKRTDKINPQATDAALAEALWQRSAELVDLA from the coding sequence ATGACCCCGAAGACCATCGTCATCACGGGCGCCTCCGACGGGATCGGAGCGGCGGCCGCCCGGCAACTCGCACCGGCCGGGCACCGGCTTCTCGTCGTCGGGCGCGACCGGACGAAGACCGAGACGGTCGCGCGCGACACCGGTGCGGAGCCCTTCGTCGCGGACTTCGCGCGCCTCGACGACGTGCGCGCGCTCGCGGAGCAGCTGCGGGATGCAGCCGGACCCGACGGCATCCACGTGCTCGCCAACAACGCGGGCGGGATCTTCGGCGACCGGACCCCGACCTTCGACGGCTACGAGAAGACGTTCCAGGTCAACCACCTCGCCCCCTTCCTGCTGACGAACCTCCTCATGCCGGAGCTTTGCCGAGCTCGCGCGGCGATCATCAACACGTCGAGCGTCGCGAACCGGCTCTTCGCGCACCTCTCGCTCGACGACCTCGACAACCACCGCGCGTTCAGCGCCAACAAGGCCTACGGAGACGCCAAGCTCGCGAACATCCTCTTCACGAAGAGCCTGCACGCCAAGTTCCACGCGGAAGGGATCTCGTCGGTCGCGTTCCACCCGGGAACCGTGCGGACGAACTTCGCCGCCGATACGACGAGCCGCATGCGCGTCGTCTACCGGGGCTTCCTCGGCAAGATCTTCCTCATCGGCACCGACAAGGGCGGCGAGAATCTCGTGTGGTTCATCGAGGGCACGCCGGATGCCACGTGGATCTCGGGCGAGTACTACGACCGGAAGAAGCGGACCGACAAGATCAATCCGCAGGCGACCGACGCCGCCCTCGCCGAAGCGCTGTGGCAGCGCAGCGCCGAGCTCGTCGACCTCGCGTAA
- a CDS encoding class I SAM-dependent methyltransferase gives MATLLKRYGAGARWYDVLSGERWIYGAGRAAGMDLLAPQRDEVVVDLGCGTGLNFPALADAVGPEGLVVGIDRSGDMLAMAERRIDAHGWRDRVRLVTADAATLDPALVGDVIAAERGRRHADALLTTYALSVIDEREEAWRRARSLLRIGGRACVVDMQPPTGRWRILSPLARLACAAGGSDIRSRAWRLVEQDAAPGSIRRTERKGGHIVALAGVLSPGPREDPNCEISAP, from the coding sequence ATGGCGACGCTGCTGAAGCGCTATGGCGCGGGCGCGCGGTGGTACGACGTCCTGTCGGGGGAGCGCTGGATCTACGGCGCCGGACGCGCAGCGGGCATGGATCTCCTGGCTCCTCAGCGCGACGAGGTCGTCGTCGATCTCGGGTGCGGAACCGGCTTGAACTTCCCGGCCCTCGCGGACGCCGTGGGCCCCGAGGGACTCGTGGTGGGTATCGACCGCAGCGGCGACATGCTCGCGATGGCCGAGCGCCGCATCGACGCTCACGGATGGCGGGACCGCGTACGGCTTGTGACGGCGGATGCCGCGACGCTGGATCCCGCGCTGGTCGGCGACGTCATCGCGGCCGAACGCGGACGCAGGCACGCCGACGCGCTCCTCACGACCTACGCCCTCAGCGTCATCGACGAGCGCGAGGAGGCGTGGCGGCGCGCCCGCTCGCTCCTGCGCATCGGCGGGCGCGCGTGCGTCGTCGACATGCAGCCGCCGACAGGACGCTGGCGGATCCTCTCGCCGCTCGCACGGCTCGCGTGCGCCGCGGGCGGCTCCGACATCCGCTCGCGCGCGTGGCGACTCGTCGAGCAGGATGCTGCACCGGGCAGCATCCGACGGACCGAGCGCAAAGGCGGCCACATCGTCGCGCTAGCGGGAGTGTTGTCGCCCGGCCCGCGAGAAGACCCGAACTGCGAGATTTCGGCTCCCTAG
- a CDS encoding NAD(P)/FAD-dependent oxidoreductase, with protein sequence MTASHRRPGRTLTAREAAATTWDLVVIGAGSAGLVAARSAAVLGARVLLIESGRFGGECLHTGCVPSKALIAAAHAAHTARTSGRVGVHVDDVTVDFSAVMAHVREAIRTIEPVDSPDALTRDGIHTLAGRARFDGERSLVVDGGRIRFRDAVLATGSSPVLPDVPGAGAVEILTNETFWELEDLPARFLVLGGGAIGCELAQAMARLGSAVTLVHRGPRLLPKEEPAASALVLTALRADGVDVRLNATADAFEPAASGGVARLSDGSEVGFDRMLAALGRRVASADLGLDSAGIRLDDGGSVAVDAALRTSNPHVRAAGDVTPLPRFTHTAGVFGSTAATNAVLGLSRKADLDVVPRVTFTSPEVGAVGVAPGDAHALGMRVLVQDHAHVDRAISESDTAGRTSIVVDRRGRVTGASIIGPRAGESLAEYTTAVRAGLDVRRLATTTHAYPTYSDAGWNAVVKEAQRGLRTGIVGAAIRLLAAVHRRWG encoded by the coding sequence ATGACCGCTTCGCATCGCCGCCCCGGACGCACACTCACGGCGCGGGAAGCCGCCGCCACGACGTGGGACCTCGTCGTGATCGGCGCCGGGAGCGCCGGACTCGTCGCGGCACGCAGCGCCGCCGTGCTGGGCGCGCGGGTTCTCCTGATCGAGTCGGGCCGGTTCGGCGGCGAGTGCCTGCACACCGGTTGCGTCCCCTCGAAGGCCCTCATCGCGGCAGCCCACGCGGCGCACACGGCGCGCACGAGCGGTCGCGTGGGCGTCCACGTCGACGACGTCACCGTCGACTTCTCCGCCGTCATGGCGCACGTCCGCGAAGCGATCCGCACGATCGAGCCGGTCGACTCGCCCGACGCCCTCACGCGTGACGGCATCCACACCCTCGCGGGTCGCGCGCGCTTCGACGGCGAACGGTCGCTCGTCGTGGACGGCGGCCGCATCCGGTTCCGGGATGCCGTCCTCGCGACGGGGAGCTCACCCGTGCTGCCCGACGTGCCGGGGGCGGGCGCGGTGGAGATCCTCACGAACGAGACCTTCTGGGAGCTGGAAGACCTTCCTGCGCGGTTCCTCGTGCTCGGCGGCGGAGCGATCGGCTGCGAACTCGCGCAGGCGATGGCGCGCCTCGGCAGTGCCGTCACGCTCGTCCACCGGGGCCCGCGCCTCCTGCCGAAAGAGGAGCCCGCGGCGAGCGCCCTCGTCCTCACGGCCCTCCGAGCCGACGGCGTCGACGTGCGGCTGAACGCGACCGCCGACGCGTTCGAGCCCGCGGCCTCCGGCGGGGTCGCGCGCCTGTCCGACGGGAGCGAGGTCGGCTTCGATCGGATGCTGGCTGCTCTCGGCCGCCGAGTGGCGTCGGCCGACCTCGGGCTCGATTCGGCCGGCATCCGTCTCGACGATGGCGGATCCGTCGCCGTGGATGCCGCCCTCCGCACGTCCAATCCGCATGTCCGGGCCGCCGGCGACGTCACGCCGCTCCCGCGCTTCACCCATACGGCGGGGGTGTTCGGGAGCACGGCTGCCACGAACGCCGTGCTGGGCCTTTCGCGCAAGGCCGACCTCGACGTCGTCCCACGCGTGACGTTCACATCACCCGAGGTCGGCGCCGTCGGTGTCGCGCCGGGCGATGCGCACGCCCTCGGCATGCGCGTCCTCGTCCAGGATCATGCGCACGTCGACCGTGCGATCAGCGAGTCAGACACCGCCGGCCGCACGAGCATCGTCGTGGACCGCCGAGGTCGTGTGACGGGCGCCAGCATCATCGGCCCGAGAGCGGGCGAGTCGCTCGCCGAGTACACGACGGCTGTCCGGGCGGGACTCGACGTCCGCCGACTCGCAACGACGACGCACGCCTACCCGACCTACTCCGACGCGGGGTGGAACGCCGTCGTGAAAGAGGCACAGCGGGGTCTTCGGACGGGCATCGTGGGCGCCGCGATCCGTCTGCTCGCGGCCGTGCACCGCCGATGGGGGTGA
- a CDS encoding SDR family oxidoreductase — protein sequence MSRTVVITGSASGIGKATAELLSDRGYRVIGVDIAHADVEVDLTTADGRAALVSGVTDLSGGTVDAVIANAGLASPTVATAAVNYFGAVATLTGLRPLLAESPSPRAVATASMASLYPPDEALLDAFLADDEDAALARAAALAGGTPEEANLIYGTSKRALARWVRRHAPTPEWAGAGIALNAVAPGVVSTPMTADLTTTDEAKAALLQMVPMPLNGIFGPRDVAELMAFLVSVENAHLCGQVVFIDGGSDAVIRGDSTW from the coding sequence ATGTCTCGGACAGTTGTCATCACCGGATCGGCGAGCGGAATCGGCAAGGCGACGGCAGAGCTTCTCAGTGATCGCGGCTATCGCGTCATCGGAGTCGACATCGCCCACGCGGATGTCGAGGTCGATCTCACGACGGCTGACGGGAGGGCGGCGCTCGTATCGGGTGTCACCGACCTTTCGGGCGGCACCGTCGACGCCGTCATCGCCAACGCCGGCCTCGCATCGCCGACCGTCGCGACGGCCGCCGTCAACTACTTCGGCGCGGTGGCGACCCTGACGGGACTGCGTCCGCTCCTCGCCGAGTCGCCGTCTCCCCGCGCTGTCGCGACGGCATCCATGGCGTCCCTGTATCCGCCCGACGAGGCGCTGCTCGACGCGTTCCTCGCCGACGACGAAGACGCGGCACTCGCGCGCGCGGCCGCGCTCGCAGGCGGGACACCGGAGGAGGCGAACCTCATCTACGGGACATCGAAGCGTGCGCTCGCCCGCTGGGTGCGGCGCCACGCGCCGACGCCGGAATGGGCGGGTGCCGGGATCGCGCTCAACGCCGTTGCGCCGGGAGTCGTCTCGACCCCGATGACCGCCGACCTCACGACGACCGACGAGGCGAAGGCCGCGCTCCTCCAGATGGTCCCGATGCCCCTCAACGGCATCTTCGGGCCCCGCGATGTCGCCGAGCTCATGGCGTTCCTCGTGAGCGTCGAGAACGCGCACCTCTGCGGCCAGGTCGTCTTCATCGACGGGGGGTCCGACGCCGTCATCCGCGGCGACTCGACCTGGTGA
- a CDS encoding TVP38/TMEM64 family protein, whose product MELDNPDPQPVLTKTSAITRLVLLLLFVALAAAVGFFLAPSDVDAIRAWAADIGWGGAVLFLFGYAALTLTPVPKNLLGIAAGVVWGFGIALVLVYVGALIGAAASFVIGRLLGREAVERLTGARIARLDDLLARRGFLAVLGVRLVPVIPFTLINYGAGLTSVRTRDYALGTAIGILPGSAAYVALGAFGFEFGPPFWIALTVLGVLALAGVVAAAVLQRRKRVDEAGADA is encoded by the coding sequence GTGGAGCTTGACAACCCGGACCCGCAACCGGTCCTGACGAAGACCTCGGCGATCACTCGCCTCGTCCTTCTCCTTCTTTTCGTCGCCCTCGCCGCAGCGGTTGGGTTTTTTCTCGCGCCGTCCGATGTCGACGCGATCAGGGCATGGGCAGCCGACATCGGCTGGGGCGGTGCCGTGCTCTTCTTGTTCGGGTACGCCGCGCTCACCCTGACCCCCGTGCCGAAGAACCTCCTGGGGATTGCCGCGGGTGTCGTGTGGGGCTTCGGCATCGCGCTCGTGCTCGTCTACGTGGGAGCCCTCATCGGCGCGGCCGCGTCGTTCGTCATCGGTCGCCTGCTGGGACGCGAAGCCGTCGAGCGCCTCACGGGCGCGCGCATCGCCCGCCTCGACGATCTCCTCGCCCGTCGTGGCTTCCTCGCTGTGCTGGGCGTCCGGCTCGTCCCGGTCATCCCGTTCACGCTCATCAACTACGGCGCCGGGCTCACCTCGGTGCGCACGCGCGACTACGCGCTCGGGACGGCGATCGGCATCCTGCCCGGATCTGCCGCCTACGTCGCGCTCGGCGCGTTCGGTTTCGAGTTCGGGCCGCCCTTCTGGATCGCGCTCACGGTGCTCGGAGTTCTGGCGCTCGCGGGTGTCGTGGCCGCCGCCGTGCTGCAGCGGCGCAAGCGCGTCGACGAAGCAGGCGCGGATGCTTGA
- a CDS encoding NACHT domain-containing NTPase, producing MPVFLGLMLAFAGETIFGIVVDRVSNRATDAAVKAITTRLGNGRIRLPENHDIERAHRESTRFAFEYLIAQALPKLEGEPSASRSLFSRAILARPPATAGFGAAEPRSVLEWCRSLERLLEDDDWIDGWSADPLALHALESVAAAKIDGDLLDAFHESALGALRESRLPPVPALIDEAVRHGWSAVDPRTDAIEQITLYGAYCLRFQALIAHDSVLAQKVEMNSRAALADRLDTLAASAAFDPDVVRDAVRNEVGPASALLVEHLESIERAVERVAVEIDALSALLADVDRTTRRTESVAIDIKLEVAQHGEILRRLAVWADASTTPAMSGTGAADGEPIDVEALLAELALRLGESTATMPHVGIDLATDQSAVDAMPLARRRTDGKAPDAMTVGSLDRGESFVLTGGPGTGKSTILQWLVRRELVEPSGVPVYVLCRTLPDAVLDGSTDLLGALVENAASAIPDLPGRERAALRERMVDDLVTGRALLALDGLNEIADGARRSQFTARLTSTLSERSRVVVTTREPGSEGAVMRLAERLARLSGEGGLGRRPSRQYSIASLDGAAQRALLDAWADADPDRAELYAGLRDALAAGGASAGLADTVFALSLLVEEMDAGGRLPDKLRELYRKILERTIERERDVTPPLRVDEVFPRLEHVALGMARRGIVEVAESDIAAMLRRFDALELDDFPSVAPRRTPYAFLAAVLSTGLLVDVGDGPRRRGIPQRMFAFFHQSFQGYFAGRAIVHRWAESGRAVDDVRDVVGPSFDGSDLPPQWMETLPHVIDAAESASLDARWFGVEPAASVDELLSVFITRPSGDTSQGTLDVLGVGLTGLASASPLTVSPEVSHRLIETAVDALEGARRPAGWSEAIRRLLASPWRDDVIGILRGADSRPARNWAAGLSEHIFRADLPLDDVSRLLATSLQRALTAQTDIRRSEALLEIVELAFRAHGTLGGAETPDAIQPAGVGGLAAEDKATVWDALIGLHTGGADPRLVAWALVWMSGARTPVGDVDGLSLRHREWVAERILALVEDPVADASIVADVSLLAVLPWGGMTSAYAQADWVYHWAVVADGAVPRRAMPPLSGGIDEPLASVLVGLLGKLPPWAAGWVAIAASRAGSRDAALVDPLWAVVVDQQEWDAVRDEAWFTLLGIGGERVASLLRAAIAAEDEFVQLRGAIGTVAIASVPELVALAEPWEHYDDAYVFALYGHDDPRGPEEARRLAREHPDAAHRARIADAIARADTAWADA from the coding sequence GTGCCCGTGTTCCTCGGCCTCATGCTGGCGTTCGCCGGCGAGACGATCTTCGGGATCGTCGTGGATCGGGTGTCCAACAGAGCCACGGATGCCGCCGTCAAGGCCATCACGACGCGTTTGGGCAACGGCCGCATCCGGCTCCCGGAGAACCACGACATCGAGCGTGCCCACCGCGAGAGCACGCGATTCGCGTTCGAGTACCTCATCGCGCAGGCACTCCCGAAGCTCGAGGGCGAGCCGTCCGCGTCACGCTCGCTCTTCAGCCGCGCGATCCTCGCCCGCCCGCCGGCGACGGCGGGGTTCGGTGCGGCCGAGCCCCGCTCTGTCCTCGAATGGTGCCGCAGTCTCGAGCGCCTGCTCGAGGACGACGACTGGATCGACGGCTGGAGCGCTGATCCGCTCGCGCTTCACGCGCTCGAGAGCGTCGCGGCGGCGAAGATCGACGGCGACCTCTTGGATGCCTTCCACGAAAGCGCCCTCGGTGCGCTCCGGGAGTCGCGGCTTCCCCCCGTCCCGGCCCTCATCGACGAGGCGGTGCGACACGGCTGGTCGGCGGTCGATCCGCGAACCGATGCCATCGAACAGATCACCCTGTACGGGGCCTACTGCCTGAGGTTCCAGGCGCTCATCGCCCACGACAGCGTTCTCGCGCAGAAGGTCGAGATGAACAGCCGCGCGGCGCTCGCCGATCGGCTCGATACCCTCGCGGCATCCGCAGCATTCGATCCCGATGTCGTGCGCGACGCCGTCCGCAACGAAGTCGGGCCCGCCTCTGCGCTTCTCGTCGAGCACCTCGAGAGCATCGAGCGGGCCGTCGAGCGCGTCGCCGTCGAGATCGATGCGCTCTCGGCGCTCCTGGCCGACGTCGACCGCACGACCCGGCGCACGGAGTCCGTCGCGATCGACATCAAGCTCGAGGTCGCGCAGCACGGCGAGATCCTTCGCCGTCTCGCGGTCTGGGCGGATGCCTCGACGACACCGGCGATGTCGGGCACGGGCGCTGCCGACGGCGAACCCATCGACGTCGAGGCCCTTCTGGCCGAGCTCGCACTCCGACTCGGCGAGTCCACCGCCACGATGCCGCACGTCGGCATCGACCTCGCCACCGATCAGTCCGCCGTCGACGCGATGCCGCTCGCGCGGCGCCGGACGGACGGCAAGGCGCCCGACGCGATGACCGTCGGGTCGCTCGATCGGGGGGAGAGCTTCGTCCTGACGGGAGGTCCCGGCACCGGCAAGTCGACGATCCTCCAGTGGCTCGTGCGCCGCGAGCTCGTCGAGCCGTCCGGAGTCCCCGTCTATGTTCTGTGCCGCACCCTTCCGGACGCCGTGCTCGACGGCTCCACCGACCTGCTCGGTGCGCTCGTGGAGAACGCGGCGAGTGCGATCCCCGACCTGCCCGGTCGGGAGCGGGCGGCGCTGCGGGAGCGAATGGTCGACGATCTCGTGACGGGTCGAGCCCTCCTCGCCCTGGACGGCCTCAACGAGATCGCCGACGGGGCGCGACGCTCGCAGTTCACGGCGCGCCTCACGTCAACGCTCTCGGAACGCTCTCGCGTCGTCGTGACGACACGGGAGCCCGGCTCCGAGGGTGCGGTCATGCGTCTCGCTGAGCGTCTTGCGCGTCTCTCGGGCGAAGGAGGACTCGGCCGGCGACCTTCGCGCCAGTACTCGATCGCAAGCCTCGACGGCGCGGCGCAGCGTGCGCTCCTGGATGCGTGGGCGGATGCCGATCCGGACCGCGCCGAACTGTACGCGGGCCTTCGCGACGCGCTGGCGGCCGGCGGTGCGTCAGCGGGCCTGGCCGACACTGTCTTCGCCCTCTCGCTGCTGGTGGAGGAGATGGATGCGGGCGGCCGGCTCCCGGACAAGCTGCGCGAGCTCTATCGGAAGATCCTGGAACGCACCATCGAGCGAGAACGCGACGTCACTCCGCCTCTCAGGGTCGACGAGGTCTTCCCGCGGCTCGAACACGTCGCACTGGGTATGGCCCGGCGCGGCATCGTGGAGGTGGCGGAGTCGGACATCGCCGCGATGCTGCGCCGCTTCGATGCCCTCGAGCTGGACGATTTCCCTTCGGTCGCGCCCCGTCGCACGCCCTACGCGTTCCTCGCCGCCGTCCTGTCGACGGGCCTGCTCGTCGACGTCGGCGACGGGCCACGACGGCGCGGTATCCCGCAACGCATGTTCGCGTTCTTCCACCAGTCGTTCCAGGGGTACTTCGCCGGACGCGCAATCGTGCACCGCTGGGCCGAAAGCGGCCGCGCGGTCGACGACGTCCGCGACGTCGTCGGCCCCTCCTTCGATGGGAGCGACCTCCCGCCCCAGTGGATGGAGACGCTGCCGCACGTGATCGACGCGGCCGAGTCAGCGAGCCTCGACGCGCGCTGGTTCGGTGTCGAGCCCGCGGCATCCGTCGACGAGCTCCTGTCGGTCTTCATCACCCGCCCCTCGGGCGACACATCGCAGGGGACGCTCGACGTTCTCGGGGTGGGGCTCACGGGTCTCGCGTCGGCGAGTCCGCTCACGGTGTCGCCCGAGGTCTCCCACCGCCTGATCGAGACGGCAGTGGATGCGCTCGAGGGAGCCCGTCGGCCAGCGGGATGGTCCGAGGCCATCCGAAGGCTACTCGCGTCGCCGTGGCGTGACGACGTCATCGGGATCCTGCGCGGTGCCGACAGTCGCCCGGCGAGGAACTGGGCCGCGGGTCTCTCGGAGCACATCTTTCGGGCCGATCTGCCGCTCGATGACGTCTCGCGTCTTCTCGCGACGAGTCTGCAGCGCGCGCTGACAGCGCAGACCGATATCCGGCGGAGCGAGGCGCTCCTTGAGATCGTCGAACTCGCCTTCCGCGCCCACGGGACGCTCGGGGGCGCGGAAACCCCCGACGCGATCCAGCCGGCCGGCGTCGGCGGTCTCGCCGCCGAAGACAAGGCGACGGTGTGGGATGCGCTCATCGGGTTGCATACCGGGGGCGCCGACCCGAGACTCGTCGCTTGGGCGCTCGTGTGGATGTCCGGCGCCCGCACACCTGTCGGCGATGTCGACGGACTCTCGCTGCGGCACCGCGAGTGGGTTGCGGAGCGGATCCTCGCGCTCGTCGAGGATCCGGTGGCCGACGCGAGCATCGTCGCCGATGTCTCGCTCCTCGCGGTGCTCCCGTGGGGCGGGATGACTTCCGCGTATGCCCAGGCGGACTGGGTCTACCACTGGGCGGTCGTCGCCGACGGCGCGGTTCCGCGCCGAGCGATGCCACCGCTCTCGGGCGGCATCGACGAGCCGCTCGCATCCGTGCTGGTCGGGTTGCTCGGGAAACTGCCGCCGTGGGCTGCGGGGTGGGTGGCGATCGCCGCGTCGCGAGCCGGTTCGCGCGATGCCGCCCTGGTGGATCCGCTGTGGGCGGTCGTCGTCGACCAGCAGGAGTGGGACGCGGTGCGCGACGAGGCGTGGTTCACGCTCCTGGGGATCGGAGGGGAGCGCGTGGCATCCCTTCTCCGCGCCGCCATCGCCGCGGAGGACGAGTTCGTGCAGTTGCGTGGCGCGATCGGGACCGTCGCGATCGCGAGCGTGCCGGAGCTGGTCGCACTCGCGGAACCGTGGGAGCACTACGACGACGCCTACGTCTTCGCCCTCTACGGTCACGACGACCCGCGGGGCCCCGAGGAGGCGCGACGGCTCGCGCGGGAGCATCCGGATGCCGCGCACCGCGCCCGCATCGCGGATGCGATCGCTCGCGCGGACACCGCCTGGGCCGACGCCTGA
- a CDS encoding CDP-alcohol phosphatidyltransferase family protein, with protein sequence MLDRSLRAVLARPLEAVAGALDRPGITPDGLTLTGLVLGLGSAVAAAFQLWWVALALWLVSRIADGLDGTLARRRRAAEVAAGRAAPASHAGGFLDITADFVVYGATVLGVAIGATAEFSAPWWPFLVVLLAYYINGTAFLAFSSIAERSGRTIDDGRSLSFLGRIAEGTETIAVHALWLILPFWAWQIAIVWAAFVGVSALQRIVAGYRALR encoded by the coding sequence ATGCTTGACCGGTCGCTCCGCGCTGTTCTCGCCCGCCCGCTCGAGGCCGTCGCAGGGGCCCTCGACCGGCCCGGGATCACTCCCGACGGGCTGACTCTCACGGGCCTCGTCCTCGGTCTCGGGTCTGCCGTCGCCGCCGCCTTCCAGCTGTGGTGGGTCGCGCTCGCCCTGTGGCTCGTGTCGCGGATCGCGGACGGGCTCGACGGCACGCTCGCCCGCCGTCGACGGGCCGCCGAGGTCGCGGCGGGGCGCGCCGCTCCCGCATCCCACGCCGGCGGGTTCCTCGACATCACGGCCGACTTCGTCGTCTACGGAGCGACCGTCCTCGGTGTCGCGATCGGCGCGACGGCGGAATTCTCGGCACCCTGGTGGCCGTTCCTCGTCGTGCTGCTGGCCTACTACATCAACGGCACGGCGTTCCTGGCGTTCTCGTCGATCGCCGAGCGGTCGGGCCGCACGATCGACGATGGGCGCTCTCTGTCGTTCCTCGGCAGAATCGCCGAGGGCACCGAAACGATCGCGGTGCACGCCCTCTGGCTCATCCTGCCGTTCTGGGCGTGGCAGATCGCGATCGTGTGGGCGGCCTTCGTCGGCGTCAGTGCGCTGCAGCGCATCGTCGCGGGATACCGCGCGCTGCGCTGA
- a CDS encoding TetR/AcrR family transcriptional regulator, with translation MSEARTYHHGDLKEALIAEGLSRAREGGPSAVTLREVTRAVGVAPNAAYRHFADRDDLVRTVAGRSQLALARAISDRVANTPPGLGPAEASIERLRRVGLAYIDFAREERGWFELAFFTQDTQANDGIVTLDDEVVAPFRLLMDTLDGMVAAGALDPARRPLAEWACWSSVHGFADIAVHGPVRWQPEPVIDALAAAVVEAAITGVRGTAQPPA, from the coding sequence TTGAGCGAGGCGCGGACGTATCACCACGGCGACCTCAAGGAAGCGCTCATCGCCGAGGGCCTCTCCCGCGCCCGCGAGGGCGGGCCCTCCGCCGTCACGCTCCGTGAGGTGACGCGGGCCGTCGGCGTCGCTCCGAACGCTGCCTACCGCCACTTCGCCGACCGCGACGATCTCGTCCGGACGGTCGCCGGCCGGTCGCAGCTCGCCCTCGCGCGCGCGATCTCTGACCGGGTCGCGAACACGCCCCCGGGCCTCGGCCCCGCCGAAGCGTCGATCGAGCGGCTCCGCCGGGTCGGCCTCGCCTACATCGACTTCGCACGAGAAGAGCGCGGATGGTTCGAGCTGGCGTTCTTCACGCAGGACACGCAGGCCAACGACGGCATCGTGACACTCGACGATGAGGTCGTGGCGCCCTTCCGGCTGCTGATGGACACGCTCGACGGAATGGTCGCCGCGGGCGCCCTCGATCCTGCCCGCCGACCCCTCGCCGAGTGGGCGTGCTGGTCATCCGTCCACGGGTTCGCCGACATCGCCGTCCACGGACCCGTGCGCTGGCAGCCCGAGCCGGTCATCGACGCGCTCGCGGCGGCCGTCGTGGAGGCGGCCATCACGGGCGTGAGAGGAACGGCCCAGCCGCCCGCGTGA